A genome region from Microbacterium sp. CGR2 includes the following:
- a CDS encoding nucleoside phosphorylase — MKLLVAALASELSAFPEALDGFDRLITGPGKLQATYALTRALDASTYDEIVVVGTAGAIEPGLETTVHEIGTAFQHDVTDLDGVSGQHVSLPARVSTGREGVLIATGDHFVDDAEVTAVIRPSGAALVDMETYAYIWVAEQFGVPIRVFRAVSDQAEDGALTDWREAVARCSVQLRDFIRGEYGV; from the coding sequence GTGAAACTCCTCGTCGCCGCCCTTGCCTCCGAACTGTCCGCATTCCCGGAGGCTCTCGACGGCTTCGACCGTCTCATCACGGGACCTGGAAAACTGCAGGCCACGTATGCGCTGACCAGGGCTCTCGACGCGAGCACCTATGACGAGATCGTCGTCGTCGGCACCGCCGGGGCGATCGAGCCCGGCCTGGAGACGACCGTGCATGAGATCGGCACCGCCTTCCAGCACGACGTCACCGACCTCGACGGCGTCTCCGGACAGCATGTCTCGCTGCCCGCTCGGGTGTCGACGGGGCGTGAGGGCGTGCTGATCGCCACCGGCGACCACTTCGTCGACGATGCGGAGGTCACGGCTGTCATCCGCCCGTCCGGGGCGGCCCTGGTCGACATGGAGACCTACGCCTACATCTGGGTGGCCGAGCAGTTCGGAGTACCGATCCGGGTGTTCCGCGCGGTGTCCGATCAGGCTGAGGACGGCGCGCTCACTGACTGGCGCGAGGCCGTGGCGCGGTGCAGCGTGCAGCTCCGCGATTTCATCCGCGGTGAGTACGGGGTCTGA
- the nadE gene encoding ammonia-dependent NAD(+) synthetase — MTLQQQISEALGVQPEIDPGAEVERRVAFLAEYLRTTGARGFVLGISGGQDSTLAGRLAQLAVERVRAEGGEAKFLAVRLPYRVQGDAADADAAVAFIEPDASVEVNIQNGVDGVEEDIEFAVTSDISDFNRGNIKARVRMVTQYALAGHEGLLVIGTDHAAEAVTGFYTKFGDGAADVLPLAGLTKRQGRSLLQFLDAPDRLAFKVPTADLLDGQPGRSDEDELGLTYEQIDDFLEGRDVEPDAAGLIEAKYLATQHKRHLPVTPHDDWWR, encoded by the coding sequence GTGACGTTGCAGCAGCAGATCTCTGAAGCCCTCGGTGTCCAACCCGAGATCGACCCCGGAGCGGAGGTCGAGCGCCGGGTCGCATTCCTCGCCGAATATCTCCGGACGACCGGAGCCAGGGGCTTCGTGTTGGGTATCTCCGGCGGTCAGGACTCGACTCTCGCCGGGCGTCTCGCGCAGCTCGCGGTCGAGCGCGTGCGCGCGGAGGGCGGCGAGGCGAAGTTCCTCGCGGTGCGTCTGCCCTACCGAGTTCAGGGCGATGCGGCGGATGCCGACGCCGCCGTCGCGTTCATCGAACCCGATGCGTCGGTCGAGGTCAACATCCAGAACGGGGTCGACGGCGTCGAGGAAGACATCGAGTTCGCCGTCACCAGCGATATCAGCGACTTCAATCGGGGGAACATCAAGGCGCGCGTCCGCATGGTGACGCAGTACGCGCTCGCCGGGCACGAGGGACTCCTGGTCATCGGAACCGATCACGCTGCCGAAGCGGTGACGGGTTTCTACACGAAGTTCGGCGACGGCGCGGCAGACGTCCTGCCCCTTGCCGGTCTCACCAAACGTCAGGGGCGGTCTCTGCTGCAGTTCCTCGACGCGCCGGATCGCCTGGCCTTCAAGGTTCCGACCGCCGATCTGCTCGATGGCCAGCCCGGTCGCTCGGACGAGGACGAGCTCGGACTCACCTACGAGCAGATCGACGACTTCCTCGAAGGACGCGACGTGGAGCCCGATGCCGCGGGGCTCATCGAGGCGAAGTATCTCGCCACGCAGCACAAGCGTCATCTGCCCGTCACTCCGCACGACGACTGGTGGCGCTGA
- a CDS encoding bifunctional RecB family nuclease/DEAD/DEAH box helicase, whose amino-acid sequence MRIDTEAQRVIWSASDLKAAAECEFAWCRAIDAKLGRVPAVEEPEDATLRRAALLGDVHERNVLQRYIYELGSAQVHQIAQVSSVDAEALRSATTETVTALRSDALVVFQAAFATDEFVGFADFLRKDADGRWRVQDSKLARKARVTALMQLAAYVDQLDRLEIPRSDEVDLILGDGTLSTHAVDDLLPLFHVRRARLRALIADRRIGDGASGLPLAWGDDRGDLQVVACGRCATCEEQVLAHRDLLTIARMRPVQRARLRAAGITTIDALATAVAVPAGMNVDTFENLRAQARLQLRADAEGAPTYEVHFAEAIHTLPVPSHGDIFFDFEGDPLYTEPAADGEGQWGIDYLFGWVDDTDQYSSLWAHTFAEEKKAFETFLDFVKVRRAAHPGMHIYHYAPYETSHLVAMAARYGVREGEVDRLLREGVFVDLYPLVLRTVRVGSRSYSIKKLEPLYMGADVRTSDVQKGDDSIVQYVAARELASAGEQEESDAVLADLADYNRYDCVSTRRLRNWLIDIARQKGVSPAPPDQTDDVIYEPSPRSVALLADAEHAVEAGGDGLVHRIAAAAIDYFPRESKSFWVSHFQRLREPVSMWDGTRDVVRVDGSSSTIRREWSVGEGRRVMSREVEIRGEVSPGTTLGVGSQPFALYGVPAPFDTEVPSRAVHVPHAVTVTEVLDDGYLITESAVQGQTWDELPVALTPAAPPRVVSLQGAIDEWADAVHDAAPAYPYDAATDILRRVPPRTLSGAAIPAAGDDTIDAIVRAVLDLDRSYLAVQGPPGTGKTFTGSRVIARLVNEHGFKVGVVAQSHAIIDTLLERVVAHGVAPAQVAKSPKEGAPDPSYTPIPKTGMAPFLAEHAEQGVVVGGTAWDFSNIQRVERDGLDLLVIDEAGQFSLASTIAVAAGARRLLLLGDPQQLPQVSQGAHPEPVDTSALGWVMDGDPVIRPEYGYFLARSWRMNPQVAAPVSKLSYAGQLASAPGTEQRSIEGIAPGLHVVPLRHRGNATQSPEEAAEVVRLVRDLVDRTFTDNDPDASTRPLRQTDIIVVTPYNAQRQLVLDALADAGFPDVPVGTVDNFQGKEAVVSITSLAASSGRDAPRGPEFLLLQNRLNVAISRAQVTAYLIHSPALLDDLPFTPEGVARLSAFARLTGVAG is encoded by the coding sequence GTGCGGATCGACACTGAGGCGCAGCGCGTCATCTGGAGCGCCAGCGACCTGAAGGCGGCCGCCGAGTGCGAGTTCGCCTGGTGCCGGGCGATCGATGCGAAGCTGGGGCGGGTCCCCGCGGTCGAAGAACCTGAAGACGCCACCCTCCGACGTGCCGCGCTGCTCGGCGACGTGCATGAACGCAACGTGCTGCAGCGCTACATCTACGAGCTCGGCAGCGCACAGGTTCATCAGATCGCTCAGGTCTCGTCGGTCGACGCCGAGGCGTTGCGCTCTGCGACCACGGAAACCGTGACAGCGCTCCGGTCCGATGCTCTCGTGGTCTTCCAGGCGGCTTTCGCCACCGACGAGTTCGTCGGGTTCGCCGATTTCCTGCGCAAGGATGCCGACGGCAGATGGCGCGTGCAAGATTCGAAACTGGCGCGAAAAGCCCGAGTGACAGCGCTCATGCAGCTGGCGGCATACGTCGATCAGCTTGACCGGCTCGAGATTCCGCGGTCCGACGAGGTCGACCTGATCCTGGGCGATGGCACGCTCAGCACACACGCCGTCGACGATCTCCTTCCGCTGTTTCACGTGCGCCGGGCTCGCCTGCGTGCACTGATCGCCGACCGCCGCATCGGCGACGGCGCCAGCGGGCTTCCTCTTGCCTGGGGCGACGATCGGGGCGATCTGCAGGTCGTCGCGTGCGGGCGCTGCGCCACCTGCGAGGAGCAGGTGCTCGCCCACCGCGATCTGCTGACGATCGCCAGGATGCGCCCGGTCCAGCGGGCTCGGCTACGGGCTGCCGGCATCACCACTATCGACGCCCTGGCGACAGCCGTCGCGGTGCCGGCGGGCATGAACGTCGACACGTTCGAGAACCTCCGCGCCCAGGCACGGCTCCAGCTCCGAGCCGACGCCGAGGGGGCCCCGACGTACGAGGTCCATTTCGCCGAGGCGATCCACACGCTGCCCGTGCCGAGCCATGGCGACATCTTCTTCGACTTCGAGGGCGACCCGCTGTACACCGAGCCCGCCGCTGACGGCGAAGGGCAGTGGGGGATCGACTATCTCTTCGGGTGGGTCGACGACACCGACCAGTATTCGTCGCTGTGGGCGCATACCTTCGCCGAGGAGAAAAAGGCTTTCGAGACATTCCTCGATTTCGTGAAAGTCCGAAGGGCCGCCCATCCGGGGATGCACATCTACCACTATGCGCCGTACGAGACCTCCCATCTCGTCGCCATGGCCGCACGATACGGCGTGCGCGAGGGCGAGGTCGACCGGCTGCTGAGGGAGGGCGTCTTCGTCGACCTGTATCCGCTCGTCCTGCGTACCGTCCGCGTCGGTTCACGCTCCTACTCCATCAAGAAGCTCGAACCGCTGTACATGGGCGCCGACGTACGCACCAGCGACGTGCAGAAGGGCGATGACTCGATCGTGCAGTACGTCGCCGCTCGCGAGCTGGCCTCGGCAGGGGAGCAGGAAGAATCCGATGCCGTCCTCGCGGACCTGGCCGACTACAACCGATACGACTGCGTCTCCACCCGCCGCCTGCGCAACTGGCTCATCGACATCGCTCGGCAGAAGGGCGTGAGCCCGGCTCCGCCCGACCAGACCGATGACGTCATCTACGAGCCGTCACCGCGTTCAGTGGCGCTGCTCGCCGATGCGGAACACGCCGTGGAAGCGGGGGGCGACGGTCTCGTGCACCGCATCGCCGCTGCAGCGATCGACTACTTCCCCCGCGAATCGAAGAGCTTCTGGGTCTCGCATTTCCAGCGGCTCCGCGAACCCGTGAGCATGTGGGACGGGACCAGAGATGTCGTCCGCGTCGACGGATCGTCGTCGACGATACGCCGTGAATGGAGCGTGGGCGAGGGGCGGCGGGTGATGTCGCGCGAGGTCGAGATCCGTGGCGAGGTGTCGCCCGGGACGACTCTCGGCGTCGGATCACAACCGTTCGCGCTCTACGGCGTACCCGCACCGTTCGACACCGAGGTGCCGTCGCGTGCGGTGCACGTCCCGCACGCGGTGACCGTGACAGAAGTGCTCGATGACGGCTATCTCATCACCGAATCCGCCGTACAGGGGCAGACGTGGGACGAACTCCCGGTGGCTCTCACGCCGGCTGCTCCGCCGCGGGTGGTCTCCCTGCAGGGCGCGATCGACGAGTGGGCCGACGCCGTGCATGATGCGGCCCCCGCGTACCCGTACGACGCGGCGACAGACATCCTTCGACGAGTACCCCCGCGGACGCTGTCGGGCGCGGCGATCCCCGCCGCCGGTGACGACACGATCGACGCGATCGTGCGAGCCGTTCTCGACCTCGACCGCAGCTATCTTGCGGTTCAGGGCCCTCCGGGTACCGGCAAGACCTTCACCGGATCCCGGGTGATCGCCCGGCTCGTCAACGAGCACGGGTTCAAGGTCGGGGTCGTCGCGCAGTCCCACGCCATCATCGACACCCTGCTCGAGAGGGTGGTGGCCCATGGGGTCGCGCCGGCACAGGTCGCCAAGTCTCCCAAGGAGGGCGCTCCCGACCCCTCCTACACGCCGATTCCCAAGACCGGGATGGCGCCTTTCCTCGCCGAACATGCCGAGCAGGGCGTCGTCGTGGGCGGCACCGCCTGGGATTTCAGCAACATTCAGCGCGTGGAGCGCGACGGTTTGGATCTGCTCGTGATCGATGAGGCCGGTCAGTTCTCGCTCGCCTCGACGATCGCTGTCGCGGCGGGTGCGCGACGATTGCTGCTGCTGGGCGACCCGCAACAGCTTCCTCAGGTCAGCCAGGGTGCACATCCCGAGCCGGTGGACACCTCGGCGCTCGGCTGGGTGATGGACGGCGACCCCGTCATCCGCCCCGAGTACGGGTACTTCCTGGCACGGTCCTGGCGGATGAACCCGCAGGTCGCCGCCCCGGTGTCGAAGCTCTCCTACGCCGGTCAGCTCGCGTCGGCACCCGGAACCGAGCAGCGATCGATCGAGGGCATCGCGCCCGGTCTGCACGTCGTGCCGCTTCGGCACCGGGGGAACGCGACACAGTCGCCCGAAGAAGCGGCCGAAGTGGTTCGTCTCGTGCGGGATCTCGTCGACAGGACCTTCACCGACAACGACCCGGACGCATCGACGAGGCCGCTCCGGCAGACCGACATCATCGTGGTCACGCCCTACAACGCGCAGCGCCAGCTCGTTCTGGACGCCCTCGCCGATGCCGGCTTCCCCGATGTCCCGGTCGGCACGGTCGACAACTTCCAGGGGAAGGAAGCCGTGGTGTCGATCACGTCGCTCGCCGCGTCGAGCGGACGAGATGCTCCACGTGGTCCGGAATTCCTGCTCCTGCAGAACCGGCTCAACGTGGCTATCTCACGTGCCCAGGTGACGGCCTACCTGATCCACTCGCCGGCACTGCTCGACGACCTTCCGTTCACGCCCGAAGGTGTTGCCCGCCTCAGCGCTTTTGCTCGCCTGACAGGGGTCGCCGGATGA
- the upp gene encoding uracil phosphoribosyltransferase encodes MRVHVADHPLITHKLSVLRDQRTPSPVFRQLTEELVTLLAYEATRNVKVSPIEITTPVTTTMGVKISEPRPIVVPILRAGLGMLEGLVKLLPTAEVGFLGMVRDEQTFEPTTYAERLPDDLSDRQCFAIDPMLATGGSLAAAIQFLFNRGAKDVTAICLLGTPEGVAAIEAMAGDRDVTLVLGALDERLNEKGYIVPGLGDAGDRLYGTV; translated from the coding sequence ATGCGTGTTCACGTGGCCGACCACCCCCTCATCACCCACAAGCTCTCGGTGCTGCGCGATCAGCGCACCCCCTCGCCGGTCTTCCGGCAGCTGACCGAGGAGCTGGTGACGTTGCTCGCCTACGAGGCGACCCGCAACGTGAAGGTCAGCCCGATCGAGATCACGACTCCCGTGACCACGACCATGGGCGTGAAGATCTCGGAGCCCCGTCCGATCGTGGTGCCGATCCTGCGCGCCGGACTGGGCATGCTCGAGGGCCTGGTCAAGCTGCTTCCCACGGCTGAGGTGGGCTTTCTCGGGATGGTCCGAGACGAACAGACCTTCGAGCCGACGACGTACGCCGAGCGGCTCCCGGACGACTTGAGCGACCGGCAGTGCTTCGCCATCGACCCGATGCTCGCCACCGGCGGGTCGCTTGCCGCGGCGATCCAGTTCCTGTTCAACCGTGGGGCGAAGGATGTCACGGCGATCTGCCTGCTCGGCACGCCTGAGGGTGTGGCGGCGATCGAGGCGATGGCCGGCGACCGCGACGTCACGCTGGTATTGGGTGCGCTCGACGAGCGTCTCAACGAGAAGGGCTACATCGTTCCCGGGCTCGGGGACGCCGGTGACCGGCTCTACGGCACCGTCTGA
- the tadA gene encoding tRNA adenosine(34) deaminase TadA, with protein MTGADDLAMRRALALAEEAAAAAEIPVGAVVIGPDGRIIAEGRNTREQTHDPTGHAEIEALRSAAASIGSWNLADHTLVVTLEPCIMCAGAILQARISRVVFGAWDDKAGAAGSMYDVLRDRRLPYRAEVLGGVEADAAGELLRAFFDQRR; from the coding sequence ATGACCGGCGCCGACGACCTCGCGATGCGGCGCGCGCTCGCCCTCGCCGAAGAGGCCGCCGCAGCTGCAGAGATCCCCGTCGGCGCCGTCGTGATCGGCCCCGACGGCCGCATCATCGCCGAGGGGCGCAACACGCGCGAACAGACCCACGACCCCACCGGACACGCAGAGATCGAGGCCCTGCGAAGTGCGGCAGCATCCATCGGATCGTGGAATCTCGCCGACCACACGCTGGTCGTGACTCTGGAACCCTGCATCATGTGCGCCGGAGCGATCCTCCAGGCCCGCATCAGTCGTGTCGTCTTCGGGGCGTGGGATGACAAGGCCGGCGCGGCGGGCTCGATGTACGACGTCCTGCGCGACCGGCGCCTGCCGTACCGGGCCGAGGTGCTCGGAGGCGTGGAAGCGGATGCGGCCGGGGAGCTCCTCCGCGCCTTCTTCGATCAGCGCCGCTGA
- a CDS encoding cation diffusion facilitator family transporter: MSASGGNKAIVAAFLANLGIALAKFVAWALSGSASMLAEAIHSVADSGNQLLLMLGGRKARREADRSHPFGYGRERYVYAFVVSIILFSVGGLFAIYEGVDKLTNPHELDRTWWWLPLVVLVIAIGLESFSLRTAIRESNLVREKGQSWVSFVRRSKAPELPVVLLEDTGALTGLTFALLGVGLTLLTGNPLFDALGTVMIGVLLVLIAIVLGVETKSLLVGEGATQADYDRIVDAINAGDEIQKIIHMKTLYLGPDELMVAAKIALSADKPLREAADDIDAIEARIREAVPVARVVYIEPDVYRPAIDPEPSTDVFVLKSSD; encoded by the coding sequence ATGAGTGCATCCGGAGGAAACAAAGCCATCGTCGCGGCGTTCCTGGCGAACCTGGGCATCGCCCTCGCGAAGTTCGTCGCCTGGGCGCTCTCCGGGTCCGCATCGATGCTCGCCGAGGCCATCCACTCCGTCGCCGACTCCGGCAACCAGCTGCTCCTGATGCTCGGCGGACGCAAGGCCCGGCGCGAAGCCGACCGCTCTCACCCGTTCGGGTACGGCCGCGAACGGTATGTCTACGCGTTCGTCGTCTCCATCATCCTGTTCTCGGTCGGCGGGCTGTTCGCGATCTACGAAGGCGTCGACAAACTGACCAACCCGCACGAACTCGATCGGACATGGTGGTGGCTGCCGCTCGTCGTGCTGGTCATCGCGATCGGACTCGAGTCGTTCTCGCTGCGCACGGCCATCCGAGAGAGCAACCTCGTGCGCGAGAAGGGCCAGTCGTGGGTGTCGTTCGTCCGCCGGTCCAAAGCGCCCGAACTTCCCGTCGTCCTCCTCGAAGACACGGGCGCGCTGACCGGCCTCACCTTCGCGCTTCTCGGCGTCGGTCTCACGCTCCTCACCGGCAACCCGCTCTTCGACGCCCTCGGCACCGTGATGATCGGGGTGCTCCTGGTGCTCATCGCGATCGTGCTCGGTGTGGAGACCAAGAGCCTGCTCGTCGGTGAAGGCGCCACGCAGGCGGACTACGACCGGATCGTCGACGCGATCAACGCCGGCGACGAGATCCAGAAGATCATCCACATGAAGACGCTGTACCTGGGGCCGGATGAGCTCATGGTCGCGGCCAAGATCGCCCTCAGCGCCGACAAGCCGCTGCGCGAGGCGGCGGACGACATCGACGCGATCGAGGCACGGATCCGCGAGGCGGTACCCGTCGCACGTGTGGTCTACATCGAACCCGATGTCTACCGCCCGGCGATCGACCCGGAGCCGTCGACCGACGTCTTCGTGCTCAAGTCATCCGACTGA
- the proC gene encoding pyrroline-5-carboxylate reductase: MADSLPSLAFLGAGSMGGAILRGVVASGILIDGGITATNRTAEKAQTLAQVDGVTSIALSEKPQGNADAVAGARIVLVGVKPGMVPDLLREIAPHLADDSIIVSLAAGVTLQTFAEVLGADARVIRSMPNTPSTVRKGVTGLAVGAAATPGDLALVRRLFETVGAVVEVPETQIDALGTISGSGPAYVYLLIEEFTKAAVGMGFRDADARLMAEHTFIGAAALLDASEVGPADLRRGVTSPNGTTERAIAVLQDAHLDRTFADAAAAALARSKELAAGG; the protein is encoded by the coding sequence ATGGCTGACTCGCTTCCTTCGCTTGCTTTTCTCGGTGCCGGTTCGATGGGAGGTGCGATCCTTCGAGGTGTGGTCGCGTCAGGCATCCTGATCGACGGCGGCATCACCGCGACCAATCGCACCGCGGAGAAGGCCCAGACGCTTGCCCAGGTCGACGGCGTGACCAGCATCGCGCTGTCCGAGAAACCGCAGGGCAATGCGGATGCCGTCGCCGGCGCACGCATCGTCCTCGTCGGGGTGAAGCCCGGCATGGTGCCGGACCTGCTCCGGGAGATCGCGCCGCACCTCGCCGACGATTCGATCATCGTGAGCCTCGCGGCCGGGGTGACGCTGCAGACATTCGCCGAGGTCCTCGGTGCCGACGCGCGCGTCATCCGCTCCATGCCGAACACCCCGTCGACGGTCCGCAAAGGCGTGACGGGCCTCGCTGTCGGAGCTGCGGCGACCCCCGGCGATCTCGCGCTCGTCCGCCGTCTGTTCGAGACGGTGGGGGCCGTCGTCGAGGTGCCGGAAACGCAGATCGATGCGCTCGGCACCATCTCGGGCTCCGGGCCGGCCTATGTGTACCTGCTCATTGAGGAGTTCACCAAGGCGGCCGTCGGGATGGGCTTCCGAGATGCGGACGCACGTCTCATGGCCGAGCACACGTTCATCGGCGCGGCCGCCCTGCTGGATGCGTCGGAAGTTGGCCCCGCCGACCTCCGCCGAGGCGTGACCAGTCCGAACGGCACGACCGAGCGCGCCATCGCCGTCCTGCAGGACGCACATCTCGATCGCACTTTCGCGGATGCCGCGGCCGCAGCGCTCGCCCGGTCGAAGGAACTCGCCGCCGGCGGGTGA
- a CDS encoding ABC transporter ATP-binding protein translates to MTDPTAAPPVLALRGLRKQFGPKVAVDNLFLDVPAGSMLGLLGPNGAGKTTTLAMTTGLLRPDAGTAWVLGADVWQNPAEAKARMGVLPDGIRMLDRLTGAELLRYTGLLRGMDESDVVTRTGELLAALGLTDARDRLVVDYSAGMRKKIGLACALIHAPRLLILDEPLEAVDPVSGETIRQILRAFVDGGGTVVLSSHVMELVESMCDRVAIVAEGRLLAHGTLDEVRDGLTLQQRFLTLVGAHDLGTETLAWLRSS, encoded by the coding sequence ATGACCGACCCCACCGCGGCCCCGCCCGTTCTCGCCCTTCGCGGCCTTCGCAAACAATTCGGGCCGAAGGTCGCCGTCGACAATCTCTTTCTCGACGTGCCGGCCGGCTCGATGCTCGGGCTGCTCGGCCCGAACGGTGCCGGTAAGACCACGACTCTGGCCATGACGACGGGCCTGCTGCGGCCGGATGCCGGCACCGCGTGGGTGCTCGGCGCGGACGTGTGGCAGAACCCCGCGGAAGCGAAGGCGCGGATGGGTGTGCTCCCCGACGGCATCCGCATGCTCGACCGTCTCACCGGCGCCGAACTGCTGCGCTACACCGGCCTGCTTCGGGGCATGGACGAATCGGATGTGGTGACCCGAACGGGTGAGCTTCTCGCCGCGCTCGGTCTCACCGACGCCCGCGACAGGCTGGTCGTCGACTACTCGGCGGGTATGCGCAAGAAGATCGGCCTCGCCTGCGCGCTGATCCACGCACCCCGCCTGCTCATCCTCGACGAACCCCTGGAAGCTGTCGATCCCGTGTCCGGAGAGACGATCCGTCAGATCCTGCGCGCCTTCGTCGACGGCGGCGGCACCGTGGTCCTGTCGAGCCATGTCATGGAGCTGGTGGAGTCGATGTGCGATCGAGTCGCGATCGTCGCGGAGGGCCGGCTGCTCGCACACGGCACACTCGACGAGGTGCGCGACGGCCTGACGCTGCAGCAGCGGTTCCTCACCCTCGTGGGTGCCCACGACCTCGGGACGGAGACGCTCGCGTGGTTGCGCTCCTCGTAA
- a CDS encoding TrkA family potassium uptake protein codes for MVEVLRGDAPVLVIGLGRFGAACAGELDRLDREVLAIDGNLELVQKWSDRVTHTVQADAKNIDALRQIGAQDFQVAVVAVGSSIEASVLITANLVDLKVPQIWAKAVSQSHGKILARVGANHVIYPEREAGERVAHLVSGRMLDFIRFDDDFVLAKMYPPKFIRGVGLNESGVRSKYKVTVVGVKSPGKPFRYAEANTIVTNHDLIIVSGTNSDIERFAALDR; via the coding sequence TTGGTTGAAGTTCTCCGGGGCGACGCGCCCGTCCTCGTCATCGGTCTCGGCCGGTTCGGAGCAGCCTGCGCCGGCGAGCTCGACCGTCTCGACCGCGAGGTCCTCGCGATCGACGGCAACCTCGAACTCGTGCAGAAGTGGTCGGACCGGGTCACCCACACCGTTCAGGCGGACGCGAAGAACATCGACGCCCTGCGACAGATCGGTGCGCAGGACTTCCAGGTCGCCGTCGTCGCCGTCGGATCGTCGATCGAAGCATCGGTGCTGATCACCGCCAACCTGGTCGACCTCAAGGTCCCGCAGATCTGGGCGAAAGCCGTCTCGCAATCCCACGGCAAGATCCTCGCCCGGGTCGGCGCCAACCACGTCATCTACCCGGAACGCGAAGCCGGCGAGCGCGTCGCCCACCTGGTGAGCGGCCGCATGCTCGACTTCATCCGTTTCGACGACGACTTCGTCCTGGCCAAGATGTACCCGCCGAAGTTCATCCGCGGCGTCGGACTCAACGAGTCCGGCGTGCGCTCGAAGTACAAGGTGACGGTCGTCGGTGTGAAAAGCCCCGGAAAGCCGTTCCGCTACGCCGAGGCGAACACGATCGTCACCAACCACGACCTCATCATCGTGTCCGGGACGAACAGCGACATCGAGCGCTTCGCCGCCCTCGACCGCTGA
- a CDS encoding TrkH family potassium uptake protein has translation MSSSVSASSPAERLQRSVMWAKHLVTSSPSRFAIVIFALLILVFTVLLSLPIASADRTVTRLSDALFTAVSTICVTGLATVDMATHWSAFGHVVIFIGVNIGGMGVLTLASLMGLAISKRLGLRAKLIAAGDTNPLRAHGGVVNESQTVRLGEVGQLLRTVALSTLVIEGVLAVLLYPGLVMAGIDPLTALWEAPFYSAMAFTNTGFTPNVGGVAVFADDYFVLTLLMIGVFLGSIGFPVIYTLAKHVWHVRKWSLHTKLTLITTVLLFVLGAAVFLILEYNNPKTFGSMDAVDTTFQAFFLSAMTRSGGFSVIDISDLNGSSLVAGSMLMFVGGGSASTAGGIKVTTLAILAIAVWSEAKGRQSVEAFGRRIPSDVQRVALSVVAWGATIVALSTIVIAQITKADISHVLFDVISAFGTVGLSTGLTESLPDSASYVLAATIFMGRVGTVTLAAAVAATSRSQYYSLPVERPIVG, from the coding sequence ATGTCGAGCTCCGTTTCGGCGTCGTCTCCCGCAGAGCGTCTGCAGCGTTCCGTCATGTGGGCCAAGCATCTGGTGACGTCATCGCCCTCGCGGTTCGCGATCGTCATCTTCGCGCTCCTCATCCTCGTCTTCACAGTGCTGTTGTCGCTGCCGATCGCCTCCGCGGACCGCACGGTGACGAGGTTGAGCGACGCCCTCTTCACCGCGGTCTCCACCATCTGCGTGACCGGACTCGCCACCGTCGACATGGCCACGCACTGGTCCGCCTTCGGCCACGTGGTGATCTTCATCGGCGTGAACATCGGCGGGATGGGCGTGCTGACGCTGGCATCGCTCATGGGTCTCGCGATCTCGAAGCGACTCGGGCTGCGCGCCAAACTCATCGCCGCCGGCGACACGAACCCGCTTCGCGCGCACGGCGGGGTCGTGAACGAGAGTCAGACCGTGCGTCTCGGCGAAGTCGGTCAACTGCTGCGCACGGTGGCGCTGTCCACTCTCGTCATCGAAGGCGTCCTCGCCGTCCTGCTGTACCCCGGTCTCGTCATGGCCGGGATCGACCCGCTCACCGCCCTCTGGGAAGCCCCCTTCTACTCGGCGATGGCCTTCACCAACACCGGCTTCACCCCGAACGTGGGTGGCGTGGCGGTGTTCGCCGACGACTACTTCGTGCTGACGCTGCTGATGATCGGCGTGTTCCTCGGCAGCATCGGATTTCCGGTCATCTACACCCTGGCCAAGCACGTGTGGCACGTCCGCAAATGGTCGCTGCACACCAAGCTGACCCTCATCACCACCGTGTTGCTGTTCGTGCTCGGTGCCGCGGTCTTCCTCATCCTCGAATACAACAACCCGAAGACGTTCGGCTCGATGGACGCGGTCGACACCACGTTCCAGGCCTTCTTCCTCTCGGCCATGACCCGATCCGGCGGATTCTCCGTCATCGACATCAGCGATCTGAACGGTTCCTCGCTGGTTGCCGGGTCGATGCTCATGTTCGTCGGTGGCGGCTCAGCCTCGACAGCAGGCGGCATCAAGGTCACCACGCTCGCCATCCTCGCCATCGCCGTGTGGTCCGAGGCGAAGGGACGCCAATCCGTCGAGGCGTTCGGCCGCCGCATCCCCAGCGACGTGCAGCGTGTCGCTCTCAGCGTCGTCGCCTGGGGAGCGACCATCGTGGCGCTGTCCACGATCGTGATCGCGCAGATCACCAAAGCCGACATCAGCCATGTGCTCTTCGACGTGATCTCCGCCTTCGGCACGGTCGGCCTCTCGACCGGGCTCACCGAGTCGCTCCCCGACTCGGCTTCGTACGTCCTCGCGGCGACCATCTTCATGGGCCGCGTTGGTACAGTGACACTCGCCGCGGCAGTCGCCGCGACATCGCGATCGCAGTATTACTCGCTGCCCGTGGAAAGGCCGATCGTTGGTTGA